The Streptococcus respiraculi sequence GCAAATCTGACGTAGAGCCTGTAGGCTCTAGGAAGATTTGTCTTTTTCACACAGTGTTTAGGGCATGTTCAGTTAGCTAAGTAGTGAGAGCGTTAAAAAAGTCCTAGATACCCCAAGGGCATCCGTATCCGTAAAACGAGATCGGCTCGTGACGGCTACGGCAAATAGGAGATTTGTGAAGCGTTCGCTGAACGCAAGTACATCAGCTTTCATCTGTCGCTCGCTAATTTTACTAGACTTTTTAGGCCATACTAGCGCTAAATAAAAATACCCCGTTACCTCAATCCATTAGATGACCAAATTGCAGCGTTTTGTATTGATTTTCAATCAGGAAAATCCTTTCAATAAGAGGAGAAGGAATATGGCAAATCATTTTCGTACAGACCGTGTGGGCATGGAAATCAAGCGTGAAGTCAATGAGATTTTGCAAAAGAAAGTCCGTGATCCACGTGTTCAAGGCGTAACCATTACGGATGTTCAAATGCTGGGTGATTTATCAGTTGCCAAAGTTTATTACTCAATCATGAGTGACTTAGCTTCTGACAATCAAAAAGCTCAGACAGGGCTTGAAAAGGCAAAAGGAACCATTAAACGGGAACTCGGCCGCAAGCTCACCTTGTATAAAATCCCAGATTTGGTCTTTGAAAAAGACCAATCCATTGAATATGGGAACAAGATTGACCAGATGTTACGCGCATTAGAAAATAAAGAGTAAAAAAAACGTCCAGTGGACGTTTTTTTCACGAGCTTGACACTAGGAAAGCGAGTCAGTCCAGTGGACGTTTTTTTCACGAGCTTGACACTAGGAAAGCGAGTCAGTCCATTGTACGTTTTTTTCACGAGCTTGACACTAGGAAAGCGAGTCAGTCTAGTGGGCTGTTTTTTCACGAGCTTGACACTAGGAAAGCGAGCCAGTCCATTGTACGTTTTTTTCACGAGCTTGACACTAGGAAAGCGAGTCAGTCCATTGTACGTTTTTTTCACGAGCTTGACACTAGGAAAGCGAGTCAGTCCATTGTACGTTTTTTTCACGAGCTTGACACTAGGAAAGCGAGTCAGTCCATTGTACGTTTTTTTCACGAGCTTGACACTAAGAAAGCGAGTCAGTCCATTGTACGTTTTTTTCACGAGCTTGACACTAAGAAAGCGAGTCAGTCCATTGTACGTTTTTTTCACGAGCTTGACACTAGGAAAGCGAGTCAGTCCATTGTACGTTTTTTTCACGAGCTTGACACTAGGAAAGCGAGTCAGTCCATTGT is a genomic window containing:
- the rbfA gene encoding 30S ribosome-binding factor RbfA, which encodes MANHFRTDRVGMEIKREVNEILQKKVRDPRVQGVTITDVQMLGDLSVAKVYYSIMSDLASDNQKAQTGLEKAKGTIKRELGRKLTLYKIPDLVFEKDQSIEYGNKIDQMLRALENKE